The genome window ttttttttcttaatttcacaTATGTAAAGTGACATACTGAGTGTAGCTTTATGTTTGAGATATATGAAAAGTACCGAGTTGAATTGTTCTGAAGCAAGGTAATTGGATTAGAGggaatatatatagagagagctTTGGGTGAgtttttaattagattaatttctGATGCTGAAGTTTGACTAGAAATTAACTGGTTAAAATTGGTCTCTGATAAGTGCAAATTAAATCATGACCATTTTAAGGACATTACATCATTCTCTTTTGGGGTCAATTGCACGACTGTGCATTTTTAGGTACGGTTTTGAAACGTAACCAATAAGCAATGCATCTAGTGgtgcaaaaattttaattttttttatttatattgtgtTGTCTTTCTAAAATAGAAGGGAATAAAGAGTGGAAAGGTTGGTGTTAATGCGCCGGTCAAAATGttatcaatcaatatatatataattaaaagcTCATTGGGTTTTAGAGATTTCTTTAATGAATTGCTATGTCAATGCTCCGGAACAATATGTTATATGTTAAATGTGTACCATCAATAGTTGGTGAGCCCGATTGTCATTAGTCAAAAAAGAACCTCattgtcaaaataaattatgactTATCGTTTACATAAATCATGTACcaagatttttataaaaaaaaattatatcttaagGGATATGGTTAGAACAATTATAAGACCAAAAAGGGCCATggcccaataaaaaataaaaataaggcccAAATTGTGTTCCTAAATTCATTCCAAGATTTTAGAGATGGTTTTCAGCAATTGATTCGGCGTTTcgagcattttttttattgaatatttatgttttttttcttctatttttcggctttcaaaaatcattaaaaaaatgttaaatctgattttgaaaattttaccaCTTCAAGATTAAATTTTTCTTAGCATGTGTGCAAAAACTCATGACAAGATTTGAAAAATTGCCCCAAAAAAATGCCATTATATTTCCTCAACAAATCAATGCTTTCTAGTGCCCAAGGTCCAAATAacgattcattaaaaaataaaaatgcctACCTTGCCCAAAACTATAGTCGTTGGGCCCTcccaaaacagaaacaaaaatttcattctttttttgtaacaaaaaaaaaatccctaaaagAAATATCTtaattcagagaaaaaaaaaaaaaaaaaaaaagacttatgaCTGTGTTAGACATGACCCTTTTCTTTTGACCTAATGTTGAAATTTGGTTTTTGGAGATTTGGATCATGTAGCTCCACCTAAAAAAatgtttgggtgtttttttttttttaatcatcaagaTGACTTTATAATTGAATATCATTAACAATTTGATATTTTCTATGACAATTACAAGGATTAAATAGTTGATTAGTAAACATGCAATTTAGTTGCTTAATCTTAACTCATCTTTGGATTCTCAAGAGAcaaatgaatattttagaaTTGATTATATGTGTTTGTTAGCAAACaagtttataatttatttataaggcTTCACAAATCGTAAAATTAAAAGACTAATGTTGAAATAGAAGTATAGAACCATTTTTATGAGCATAATGTAATTTGACATATCtagttcataattttttttcctaaaaaaaaaacttcataaaattattaaacattttttaattatgttaataattataaaagactaaaatatCAATATCTACCAACATAATTATAGAGTGGTGTACTTGTTCTTGTACATAATATTTCGATTTTAATGACAACTATGGAAAAACAAAGCTAATagtctctctctatatatataaaattaaagccaaagttaagaaaaaatctaattagattctaaattggatttcaattattGTCTAATTTCACGCAATGTGtcctatttaagtttttaaaatttttgttctaGATGAATTAATGTTGTGCAAAAGACAAAgaaactaatataaataaatcaaactatcagaaacccaataaataaaaaaagaaaaagaaaagtaaactCATTTgtatacaataataataataacaaaagaataaaactcatgtatatatctatgacttaaaaattttgtaactcttacactatgtataatttgaactcatgtatgtgtgtaattgtaattgtttttaattgtaccgtGTATATACACGAGTTATATACTAGTTATATTATGATAGTTACCCCCTCTTCgattataatttgatttttttttcttaatttttgatgaattattttatatatatcttgttgctatattaatttttatcatatttataaccaaatacACTTTTTTCTAACAAACTTataatcaataatatattatctcttCTATACatcaaaattcattaaaaaaataaagaaaaatgtttcccATTTTATCATTGTCTTCTAATTAAGGTTACAAACTTATAGTAAAAAGACAAGGGAAGGTAGAGaacaccaaaaaacaaaaaaacaaaaacaaaaacaaaagcaaaaacaaaaactaaaacaaaacaaaaacaaaaacaaaaacaaaaacaaaaacaaaacaaaattagagttttaacAGGGCCGTGGGGGAGAAGAACgtattatcttttaaaatttatattaaagaCAAACAAGCTAACAAGACCTCAAATTCTTTATATGATAATTTATCCTCCttcacaaaaattttgtaatagcCAAGAAAACTATGGTATATAATTACATAATGACATAGATTTATGTAAATTGTACTTGGGTGCCCATCTAcctattaaaaataatttcattcatgagtgtaaatttgaaaaaataaataaataaataaatcctttcagataaataaaaaataatgaatacgTTATTGTTTTATGGATTCTTAGTGTAAAATATCACTTGGTAAAAACGTGAatggttttttatatttcatatgGTTCTCAACTCTTAAACAGTATATGTTTATATGCACGTATATGCATAAATGGGTATGTTAATTATGTTTCCCTtacccctcaaaaaaaaaaaaaaaaattatgtttccctTGAAATTAAATCAAGGCTCCACAACTAGTTCGAATGGGTGAAGCTGATGCACCTCCTTTACCAACAAAATGGTTCAGTTATCTAATTTCACTTACCTTGGCAAACTAATTCTTATCTGAttttccccctcaaaaaaaaattcttatctGATTTTGAGGAAAAGTTAATTGTGTGGTCATTTGGAAAGATAAATGCTGTCCCTGTGTAGCACTATGCGTGCCACTccatttccatttccatttccaCTAACTTTACAAACTTTTAATCCTCCTatccaaaaggaaaaaatcaattataaaagaAAGGCAAACAAAGCACATACTACTCATCAATCACACCTTGCATAGTGCAGGAAAGTGCTTGGTGTTAATATAGAAAAGCACAGCTCGTTAGGAAAAAGTATGAAAAGGATCTGAGAAAAATCGGCCACCGaaagaaaccaaacaaaaaaaaattgtaaaaaaatcaacaacacaatcaaacaaaaaggTAAGCACAGAAAGTGTAACTCTAAAGTATTAACATCAATTTCTTTGGGCGCCGTATCGCATTATTGTAGGAATAGATTAGATGGGTGGTGTGTAgaaagtagaaaaataaaacaatgcaTGTGAAGTGTGAAAGGCAAGTTGCACACTTGAACAAGTGGGGGGATGTGCTCCGAGTCCGACCGTTTTCAATCAAAATCTTAACGGAATGGTTGACAATGCTTTTCAGAATGAGGCATTAAATTGTGCCCATGAGTCATGACTTTATGATTCATATCATATGATGTTTGTCTGACTAAACAGGTGTTTTGGCATCATGGAAGTTTCAATATCGAAACCTTAGATTTTTAATGCTCGTTTAATCATCACAAGGAATTAGAGGATTTCCAGGACTCCTTTATTTTGAGTGCATAAGGAATTGGAGATTCTACATTCTACTATCATTGAAACAAGATCCCCCTAACTATTTATAGAGAGAGCTCTAGTCATGAAGAACTCAGGACACATTCCAGCCTAGTGCAGAATAGCACCTCAAGTAATTTTCATACTTAAATGTATTGCAAAGTCAATGAAATGGTGCATAATAGAGTAAGAACTTGAAGTTAAACTAAACTGCACCAGAATCAAATTGGAATAACAGTTTTTTTTAGTGTCCATGTTTGTGATTCAAACCTCACTTTCTCCCTTTCCTATTATCTACctctatttaaaaattaaaaatatgaaaaaataagggTTGTTGCCGAGTTGGATTAGAAAAAGAACATTTGGGATCATCTACAACTGAGTTTAAGAATGAAGACaatcaaattccaaaaaaaaaaataataataatcagaTCAGGCAGTTTAATTTCAGAGAACTAGAATTGTCTTCTGGGGCTTCATTGAGGATGAGGTCCTGAGGTTGTTGTGGATTGGTCATAGCACTTACCTTTTGCCAAATTTTGGAGCAGTTCAATCCCCCCCAAATTCCCAATTCATAGCAATTCCCCTAATTCTCTAGTTACTTTTGTTGACTCTTGTATGAGTCACGTTTCACGTGAAACAAAAGATTATAAAAGTCATTATTCATGTCCCAATATTAAAATGAGACTAAGAAATTGTCTTTTTGGGGCAATCTCATTGCATGCCGTCATAGATGGTTGTCTTTtgtgtactattttttttttctatattctaCTGCACATAACATAGACTGCTAAAGGTATCACTTTGACAACCTTTATTGGCAATTGAATGCTGAAAATTACTCTCctttaaaagtaaaacaaaaaaataacaccACGATATAAAGAAAGGCttagatatataatttattagagagagagagagagagggggagagagTTCTGAACAATAACAAGCATAGATCTgaccagtaaaaaaaaaactaccacaACACCTGAAATATTACAGTTCCTTCATTTCTCAACTTAAAATCTGATCTACCAAAACAGTTGAAATTTCTTCAGAATTgccttttttaaaataataaaagacaaatatGGATAGAGGTCATGACTCCTGAGCATGGAACCCTGAAAGCTTGATGATGAAGCTTATCTGTGAGCAGTGACCAGCGTTTCAATGAATCTTAGACCATCAAACCTCGGGGCAAATTTATCAGTCGAAGATGACCTTTGATGTGAAGAGTTTCCATGATTTTTGTTCAATTCAGCCCCCTGAAAAATCATTAcatcaattaaaaaagttagccttgaaagttgaaactaggattagaaaaaaaaaaaaaaacagagacaaaaagaaaacgtaacaccaaaattaatcaattaCCAAATCTTCGAAaacttaaagagagagagagagagagagagagcgaaatgaatttaaaaaaaggaaagctagaagaaaggaagaaaggaaagaaaaaagttggGATTTTTAGGCTATGACCTTTTCAAATTGATTTCTTGAAATACAGGCCAAACCTTATTTTCTAGGAAACCAAACAGGGTAGAACACCAAAAAGAAGGGTGAAAAAAGCAAAATTGGAGAAACCCAATTGAAAAATGAATGAGAGAGATCAAAAGGAAAACAACCCAGAAACAGATTTAAGGTTAATTACCTGTTGAGTAGTATTACAGACAGAGCTTGGGGAAGAAGCAGAGATGGTAGCAGAAGCTGCGGCAACTGAGGCAGCAAAGAATCCtggtttcttcatttttttttttttggtttggagaTGGAATAGTAAACTCTAGTTCTGTAGAGAAGAGTCTGATTGGAATGAATAGAagagaaagtgaaagaaaaagtTGGGAAGTtgaagtttttcttctttttttttttggttgttgaagtTGAAGGTCGTTGACAGATCATAAACATATATTTATAGAGATATACATGGGCAGTGGTGGTTCATACTACACAATATTTACGCGGCAACTATCCTTGCCTTTTCTTTCTCCAATGAAAATACGACTATGGCCCTTAAGATTCTTCTTGGGAAATATATGTGTTTACCAAAGTGCCATCTTGTGTAGTAAGGACATTTCAAAATTGTCCTTTTGCACTCTTATTATATAGAGGCTGCAAATCCCAAAGggataattatttattaaaatatctgagcaatttaacaataaaaaaaggtGCTAAAAATTGTATAAATCTTTTTGAAAGCTAAATtgtatatgtaaggacacgattcctttgcggcccattaacatttttgggctcacacacgaaagatccctcacaatatgatttgtagagagtaggcttgaaaagctagccgctggtcaaggggcgatgcccggtcatggttTTTAGAGGAGttcatgtagaaaaaaggagttgggcttgaacatttaagccctaaggcgtcgcaccctatgggatgggattCCTCGGagctgatccgaggaccattgaggtcttatcccggttatccaacgacggactttcttcagtgaggtCCGGTGTTGTTTAGAGGTTCTCCCCCATGTcgtctttctttttttcggaggtgggatggaACCCCCTTTgtatttacttactttcttcttttatactcgtccgcgttgattgtccttcgtccacgtgtagggtcaatctttacaagactgatatttgtcccatcagtctaatcccagaattgttggggatggttcgataaagctaaagagtacggctctgtcaggggcagcgcattgaatggcaatgagagcagctttcccggatattctttgattctcttttaagcttggccctataccggttttatccttcttcttttggtgaggttttggacctgccgaggactgagttgtcctcggctgcaccacaaaaatgtttggtgctctgcattgtagagcttgggccatagttctcctcggctcgggcctttggactctctaaggaCAAATGGGCTTGGTCcgtgaattattgggccccacaatagcccctcaaaacccttctatccgacttccgggttggaaaggagggttttggcaaacccgggcccttaatgtgGCTTAATtagttcaaccccgcatttatgtgagcggttttccacctgtccaggaagttagccggttttcaagggattccgtttaatctgctcgtgatctactcctaccgcttggctgtcccagacgcgcccttaatgaatcccctttacgaggctcatttatgtccggcggctcatctgataaggtggggaaatggaacggacgcctcttttttcttcagattcttttggaaacttgaatgcatttaatactcttcgttttgcccttcctataagaaggcaagcaggaggccatcactttcatGCAGActcctttccttccttttgagatctgaaacccgtagcctcctttagcgtctgcttagcccgtttgttatacaccatatcagtatacgcctaccataacgaacgatgaaggaaccatgcccctcctcaagacaccatgttctgataaagcttgaaatggctcgatcagggcaagggtggcgcagacttaagatctgtcccgcctctctttcagccaaaatccgaagcaggggctcgtcacgtcgaattctcggcgtgactgagtcgagaacacccaatatcagcaccacccggctcctcacgagcgtacctaacatggcaccagtgtgttaggagtcagggctgaggcaggggcgaagtgcttctgcttctccctctctttgctcactggtgccctcctccgccttcctcttatagtcttcccagcaccagttccgccctggtgctgtccttctccctcttttgctcctctctttgtctcttcatctcttcccctcttcttctcctccttctcttactcatgtcctccatcttcttcattcatctcctccatcttcttcattgatttcttccttactatttccttcttcttcattcttttttttttttgaagtgagttcttctcttagtatgagcagcaatgaggcagagattggagagactttgaagacaagtttaaaaggcgcttgaccgtttgcttatctgtactgtggatgttagtgctgcttcggcagcccctcttttgtataggcttgttaaagcccctttttgtacattgtaataatttttcatattaataaaagttgtttctatttcattttgcatgttttgtctctgttttataaatttgcaagcgccgctcggcacaataatatagcatctagaTCAATGTCAACTAAGACcaaaaatacttgataataaaaagatgtcgccataactctaataaaaatgcttggcataataaggccgaccagtgaaaagtaataattacccatgctagccgaggagagaactgaaggcttgatgccgtgtgagaaataaccatttgaagacatatcacccaccagatgaacagccctcttaggccaatgaatactggggcgttctagcaccttccttacaccttcgTTGGGCCTAACCCTTTAGGGTGTTTAAGCcatggatgaagtgacctgaccttttatcaagtagcccatcttgcgaaattcaaaccttttcttatccgagtagttggtttccccgtaggcttgggtccgaggaacGTACAAcgccttggttccgtccaaaacttgtagtaacaggagtttttgtacttggtttccccataggcttgagtccgaggaccatacaaggccttggttctgtccaaacttgtaGTAATAGGAgttcttgtacttggtttccccataggctcaagtttgaggaccatacaaggccttggttctgtccaaaactttatgctctTTTTACGCACTTGGTCTTTCCTCAGGTATCTCACAAGTTTccgagcaggaggttgtcctcggcagcGATTATTccccggcgtgggccgtagtccgtgggcctCCATGTAGAATGGGCCTGGGacgcgaatttattaggcccacagatttagaggcatttccgtagtctttggtcacgcggtactttttggcatcccagtgttcgaggtgcgccttcacgaggctcctttaatattgcagatggcgtgggaaatcaagccggagacattttgtccgtagcgttccttgggacgttgcgtgcattaaatgccaccactttagctttttgaataaataggagagaaagctGTCTTACCttcgcacaaatccttcagtctcctctcctagtacatcatgtttgaggcgagggttggggcaaaggaactctctccgccacaaaggcgccgtgtcttcctgagactccagatagtggggtacgggcaaaggaggcataaattcaagagaatattccagttcgagagaggggaaagggtgtttctccctcttttagtcaaaatccgaagcaggttctggtcatgccagacttttggtatgtccgaagaaggaatttctgccatcagcgccgtctgccttatagcaggcaaatttttgcgggggcttcccaacttccggctccctgcaccttttctgtagatggtgttagcctgaggtcaggttctttggctgcctgagttatggacacgtagaagcgtcgaggaatagtttccttggacgacatcttggaacagtagccaatctctcctctgaactatctcctcggcatcatcttcactcttttgtacttttcttttgcttacgcagttaactctaatgtaagcttgtttcagcttttattgtacactgtactgttcttttgtcttaataaaagatgtgtttatttctttatacatactttttttttgcaacaaccactttgggtctgaatattaagtctaagcctgcctttaacaatattctgggcaGAAGAACACTTTAAcacaaacccttattagtttaaactcgcaaatattatcaagtataacaatggtaatcctcaatagattaaattcatggaactaaccgagatagctgttgagcgctgcgcgatgcacgctagaccaattcccgagaacgataaactctaaacaattcgtccgagatgatagtcgagtagCGAAGGACTTTGTGCTTTCGGGTA of Quercus lobata isolate SW786 chromosome 8, ValleyOak3.0 Primary Assembly, whole genome shotgun sequence contains these proteins:
- the LOC115957388 gene encoding uncharacterized protein LOC115957388 produces the protein MKKPGFFAASVAAASATISASSPSSVCNTTQQGAELNKNHGNSSHQRSSSTDKFAPRFDGLRFIETLVTAHR